ATGGTGAGGAAGAATATGTTGCAACCCTTGCACGTGCAGGACTCCAGGAAGATAAACCAGAACTCTATGACATAATATCAAGATTCTACTGGACCCAGGATGATATCCAGTCTGTTATGATGGATATTGAAGAGGGAATGGCTCCTGAGGATGCTGCTGCAAAGTGGGTGCGAGAAAATTCTCATAAAGTTAATAGATGGATATGATATTATTTCAAAACCTAATTACATTAACATGCATCCTCACAGTTATTAAATAAAATTAAATAATATCAATCCTAAATAAATTTTAGAGTTAATCATATATTTGGAGAAATCCATGGCGGATATTGATATTAAAAGAGGGTATGAGATACTGCCAGACAACAGTATCAAATTTGGAATTAGAGTCACTAACAATACGGTAACTACTATTTCTGAAGTTGAAACTATTTTGGATTACTCGGAAGAACTTTTTAAATTAGAGGGGGTCAAAATTAAACGGTTAGGTCAGCTTCCACCAAAATCTGAACGTACTGCTATATTTATCTTAAAACCATTAACATGCATTCATAATGAAAAAATCACGGCAACCGTTCTTTACAAAGATTCTAAGTGGGAACTGAACGTTGAAAAGATGAAAAGTAAATGTGTTGATTGCGTTTGTCCTTTTCTAAAAGAGAAACAATTAAGCCGAAAACATTTCATTGAAAAAAACTCACATGGAAAATCACTAAAACAATATCTTTATTTTAAAGGCATTTCTACCTCTCACCTGATCTCACTATTAAACGATGTTTGTGCTAATCGCTTATATAAAATTGAAGAATTTGAATTCAATGATGGGATAATGGTATATTATTCTGCCGAGTCAATCAGTGATAATGTAGATTATCTATTAACAGTTTTTGTAAAAAATATAGATGATCTTTGCGTAGTATACTTTAAAGCAGCATCAAATAAAGAGCATGGTTTATCAGGCTTCTTGAGCGAGATCTCATCAGAACTTAATCAAGTTGTTAGTACTGTAAAAAGTGCACAGGAAATTAGCTTTGTAAAAAAAGAAAATATAATCAACATTAAAGATTCTGTAATTCAACGAACAAATTTCAATAATAATCAGGATGTTTCAAATCTATGCATAGAAGATAGTGTTATACAAAACACTCATTTTTCTTCAACTAAACCTTCTAATAGCATAGACAATGAATATACAAGTCCCTTCGAATCCATTGAATCAGAAAACTCTGGCACAAATAGTGAATATTTTAGCGAAAAAAAGAGAGCAAATAATTTTGACAATAAAAAAACTTTTTTTTCAATATTCTTTCTACTTGTTATAATTTTGTCCATGGTACCTTTATTCGAAACCACATACGAAGTAAAAAAACCGATCTACACAACTGAAACATATATCAGTACTGAGCCACAAGAAAAAATCGAAACTTACATAGAACAAGAACCTTATGAAGTTTTAGAACAAGATTCGCGTACTATAGTTGATGAAAAAAGAACAGTTAGACCTGGTTACTATCTTTATTTTAAAAGATATATAGATAGTGATAGCAAAGTTAAAAATACTATCACTGGCAAAATTGTTGAAACTGCAGGCTATGATATAAATTTTTTTGTTTTCGATGAAACTAATTTTAAAAATTGGGCAAGTGGCTCTTCTTCTTCAAGGTACGTTAGTGCTACAAGAGTTAGTTCACATAATTTCCAATTTACTCCAAAGCAATCTGGGAACTATTATTTTGTCTTAGATAATCGATATTCATGGTTCACTAATAAAGTTCCTGAGATTACGGTTGAATGGAAATATGAGCACATTTTAACAAAATATCGAGATGTTGAAAGAGAAAGAACAATAATAGAATATGTAGATGTTGAGAAAGAGAGGGAAGTCACAAAATATGTTGCTGTTCAAGATAAGAAAAAGGCAAATTTAATTGAACTCTTAGTCGCTCATGATTGGTAAGATAGTCCAACATGAATCCGTATAGAGTTTTATATCAAATTTTTTTATATGCTTATAATTTGTAGATGTTAGATGTTGTATGCTTCACTTTGTGTTGCAAAAAG
Above is a genomic segment from Methanosalsum zhilinae DSM 4017 containing:
- a CDS encoding emp24/gp25L/p24 family protein gives rise to the protein MADIDIKRGYEILPDNSIKFGIRVTNNTVTTISEVETILDYSEELFKLEGVKIKRLGQLPPKSERTAIFILKPLTCIHNEKITATVLYKDSKWELNVEKMKSKCVDCVCPFLKEKQLSRKHFIEKNSHGKSLKQYLYFKGISTSHLISLLNDVCANRLYKIEEFEFNDGIMVYYSAESISDNVDYLLTVFVKNIDDLCVVYFKAASNKEHGLSGFLSEISSELNQVVSTVKSAQEISFVKKENIINIKDSVIQRTNFNNNQDVSNLCIEDSVIQNTHFSSTKPSNSIDNEYTSPFESIESENSGTNSEYFSEKKRANNFDNKKTFFSIFFLLVIILSMVPLFETTYEVKKPIYTTETYISTEPQEKIETYIEQEPYEVLEQDSRTIVDEKRTVRPGYYLYFKRYIDSDSKVKNTITGKIVETAGYDINFFVFDETNFKNWASGSSSSRYVSATRVSSHNFQFTPKQSGNYYFVLDNRYSWFTNKVPEITVEWKYEHILTKYRDVERERTIIEYVDVEKEREVTKYVAVQDKKKANLIELLVAHDW